One genomic window of Gossypium hirsutum isolate 1008001.06 chromosome D11, Gossypium_hirsutum_v2.1, whole genome shotgun sequence includes the following:
- the LOC107911676 gene encoding probable pectinesterase/pectinesterase inhibitor 51 has product MHSSSPPPSHQSHKKHPRRNPWNSTSLLVSLSMSAFLLLSLLSLSHFFIFSSSSHHPPHNSPVYASDSSRIRLACKSTRFPQPCESSLSRSSLLPPNPTSLQFIQSAISVSSDNLKTGQSMVKSILDSSKGNLNRSNAAAICLNILSNSDYRIRSTNDALARGKIKDARAWMSAALCYQYDCWSALKYVNDTKLVGETMAFLDSLTQHSSNALSMMVAYDNIGEDIAAWVPPKTERDGFYENGSGGTELGFNGGLPSNLKTDVTVCKDGSGGCYKTVQEAVNAAPANAESTRRFVIYIKEGVYEETVRVPLEKKNVVFLGDGMGKTIIAGALNAGMPGLTTYETATVGVLGDGFMASGLTIRNTAGPDAHQAVAFRSDSDLSVIENCEFLGNQDTLYAHSLRQFYRKCRIQGNVDFIFGNSASVFQDCEILVAPRQVKPEKGENNAVTAHGRTDPAQSTGLVFQNCLINGTDEYMRYYYSKPKVHKNFLGRPWKEYSRTVFINCVMEALINPNGWMPWKGDFALKTLFYGEFGNSGLGSIPLNRVPWSTQIPPQHVHTFSVQNFIQGDQWIPTSS; this is encoded by the exons ATGCATTCATCTTCACCACCTCCTTCTCACCAGTCCCACAAAAAACATCCCAGAAGAAATCCCTGGAATTCCACTTCTCTCCTTGTCTCACTATCCATGTCTGCTTTTCTTCTCCTTTCCCTTCTTTCCCTCTcccatttcttcatcttctcttcttCCAGTCATCACCCACCTCATAACTCCCCTGTTTACGCCTCTGACTCCTCTCGAATCCGCCTTGCTTGCAAATCCACTCGCTTCCCACAACCCTGCGAATCCTCCCTTTCGCGATCCTCTCTTCTCCCTCCTAATCCGACCTCCCTCCAATTCATCCAATCCGCCATTTCCGTCTCTTCCGATAACCTCAAAACCGGACAATCCATGGTGAAATCCATCCTCGACTCCTCCAAAGGCAACCTCAACCGCTCTAACGCCGCCGCCATCTGTCTCAACATCCTTTCTAATTCTGATTACCGCATAAGATCGACCAATGACGCTCTGGCACGTGGCAAGATCAAGGACGCTCGTGCGTGGATGAGCGCGGCCCTTTGCTACCAATACGATTGTTGGAGCGCGCTCAAGTACGTAAATGACACCAAATTGGTCGGTGAAACGATGGCGTTTTTGGACTCTTTAACGCAACACAGCAGCAACGCGTTGAGCATGATGGTCGCCTACGATAATATCGGGGAGGACATAGCCGCGTGGGTCCCTCCCAAGACGGAACGGGACGGGTTCTACGAGAACGGGTCGGGTGGGACGGAGCTGGGGTTTAACGGGGGTTTACCGTCAAACTTGAAGACGGACGTAACGGTGTGTAAAGACGGGAGCGGAGGGTGTTACAAGACGGTGCAAGAGGCCGTCAACGCAGCACCGGCAAATGCAGAGAGTACACGCCGTTTCGTGATATATATAAAGGAAGGTGTGTACGAAGAAACGGTGAGGGTGCCACTGGAGAAGAAAAATGTGGTCTTTTTGGGGGATGGAATGGGTAAAACCATCATTGCGGGTGCTTTAAATGCAGGGATGCCTGGACTTACCACTTATGAGACTGCTACTGTCG GGGTTCTTGGGGATGGATTTATGGCCAGTGGACTCACAATCCGGAACACAGCAGGCCCTGATGCCCACCAAGCCGTAGCCTTTAGATCAGATAGTGATCTTTCTGTCATTGAGAACTGTGAATTCCTAGGCAACCAAGATACTCTCTACGCTCACTCCCTCCGCCAGTTCTACAGGAAGTGCCGTATTCAGGGGAACGTGGACTTCATCTTCGGGAATTCTGCCTCGGTGTTCCAAGATTGTGAAATTTTGGTTGCTCCCCGGCAGGTAAAACCCGAAAAAGGTGAGAACAATGCTGTGACAGCTCATGGTAGAACTGATCCTGCTCAATCGACTGGTCTGGTTTTCCAGAACTGCTTGATCAACGGAACTGATGAATACATGAGATACTATTATAGCAAGCCTAAAGTGCACAAGAACTTTTTGGGAAGGCCATGGAAGGAATATTCAAGGACAGTTTTTATAAATTGTGTTATGGAAGCACTTATTAATCCGAATGGATGGATGCCATGGAAGGGCGACTTTGCATTGAAAACACTCTTCTATGGAGAATTTGGGAATTCTGGTCTTGGATCCATTCCATTGAACAGAGTTCCATGGAGTACTCAAATTCCACCCCAGCATGTACATACATTTTCAGTCCAAAATTTCATTCAAGGAGATCAATGGATTCCAACATCATCTTGA